Sequence from the Flavobacterium sp. J372 genome:
TCCAGATGCCTATCGGCGGAGACGTTTTCGGACGCCTTTTCAACGTAATCGGCGAAGCTATTGACGGCCTTGGCGACCTTCCTAAAGAAGGCGAGAACGGACTACCAATCCACCGCCCTGCGCCAAAATTCGAAGACCTTTCTACATCGTCTGAAGTATTATTTACAGGTATTAAAGTTATCGACCTTATTGAGCCTTATGCAAAAGGTGGTAAAATTGGTTTGTTTGGTGGTGCGGGTGTTGGTAAAACAGTACTTATCCAGGAGCTTATCAACAACATCGCAAAAGGCCACGGTGGTCTTTCGGTATTTGCCGGTGTAGGTGAGCGTACACGTGAAGGTAATGACCTTCTTCGTGAGATGCTTGAATCAGGAATTATAAAATATGGTGATGATTTCATGCACTCTATGGAAAATGGAGGATGGGACCTTACCAAAGTAGATAAAGCAGGAATGAGGCAGTCTAAGGCTACCTTCGTTTTCGGACAGATGAATGAGCCGCCTGGAGCACGTGCACGTGTGGCGCTTTCAGGACTTACAATTGCGGAATACTTCCGTGACGGTGCAGGTGATGGCCAGGGTAAAGACGTACTTTTCTTCGTAGACAATATCTTCCGTTTTACGCAGGCAGGTTCAGAGGTATCGGCGCTACTTGGCCGTATGCCATCTGCGGTAGGTTACCAGCCTACGCTTGCAACTGAGATGGGTGCTATGCAGGAGCGTATTACATCAACTAAAAAAGGTTCAATTACATCGGTACAGGCGGTTTACGTACCTGCGGATGACTTGACCGACCCGGCGCCGGCTACAACTTTTGCCCACCTTGATGCTACTACAGTATTGAGCCGTAAGATTGCCGAGCTTGGTATTTACCCTGCGGTTGACCCACTAGATTCAACTTCACGTATCCTTTCTCCTTACATCCTTGGTGATGAGCACTACAACTGTGCACAAAGGGTAAAAGAGATACTACAGAAATACAAGCAGCTACAAGACATCATCGCTATCCTTGGTATGGAAGAGCTTAGCGAGGAAGATAAGCTTGCGGTAAGCCGCGCCCGTCGTGTGCAGCGTTTCCTTTCGCAGCCATTCCACGTAGCTGAGCAGTTTACAGGTATACCTGGTGTACTTGTAGATATTAAAGATACCATCAAAGGATTCAACATGATCATTGACGGTGAGCTTGACCACCTTCCTGAAGCGGCCTTTAACCTTAAAGGTACCATTGAGGATGTGATTGAAGCAGGCCAGAAAATGTTAGCGGAAGCGTAAAACGGTTTCGGGTTTCGGGTTTGTGGTTTCGGGTTCGCCCAACACGCAACACGCAACGCGCAACATATAACAAGAAAACTATGTTATTAGAAATAGTATCACCGGAAGGACATTTATTCAGGGGCGGCGTTACATCGGTAACCGTTCCCGGCGTAGATGGTGAATTCCAGATGTTGAACAACCACGCCAATATTGTTTCGGTACTGGCGGCGGGCACTGTAAAAATTGGTGTTCCTGATTTTAAGACCAACGGAGAGTTCACCTCGCCTAAATTCAACAAATCAGAGAAAGATCAGAAATTCCTTTTGCCAATCAAATCGGGCACGCTCGAAATGAAAGA
This genomic interval carries:
- a CDS encoding F0F1 ATP synthase subunit epsilon: MLLEIVSPEGHLFRGGVTSVTVPGVDGEFQMLNNHANIVSVLAAGTVKIGVPDFKTNGEFTSPKFNKSEKDQKFLLPIKSGTLEMKDNRIIILVD
- the atpD gene encoding F0F1 ATP synthase subunit beta; translation: MSKVIGKVAQIIGPVVDVVFNTQNAELPKIYDSLEITKKDGTKLVLEVQSHVGEDTVRTISMDSTDGLSRGQEVIGTGAPIQMPIGGDVFGRLFNVIGEAIDGLGDLPKEGENGLPIHRPAPKFEDLSTSSEVLFTGIKVIDLIEPYAKGGKIGLFGGAGVGKTVLIQELINNIAKGHGGLSVFAGVGERTREGNDLLREMLESGIIKYGDDFMHSMENGGWDLTKVDKAGMRQSKATFVFGQMNEPPGARARVALSGLTIAEYFRDGAGDGQGKDVLFFVDNIFRFTQAGSEVSALLGRMPSAVGYQPTLATEMGAMQERITSTKKGSITSVQAVYVPADDLTDPAPATTFAHLDATTVLSRKIAELGIYPAVDPLDSTSRILSPYILGDEHYNCAQRVKEILQKYKQLQDIIAILGMEELSEEDKLAVSRARRVQRFLSQPFHVAEQFTGIPGVLVDIKDTIKGFNMIIDGELDHLPEAAFNLKGTIEDVIEAGQKMLAEA